In Populus trichocarpa isolate Nisqually-1 chromosome 12, P.trichocarpa_v4.1, whole genome shotgun sequence, a genomic segment contains:
- the LOC7454001 gene encoding mitogen-activated protein kinase kinase 9, with the protein MALVRERRQVNLRLPELSDRRPRFPLPLPPTSTINNNNTTSTISCNDIEKIHVLGHGNGGTVYKVRHKRNSQIYALKVVHGDSDPLVRRQIYREIEILRRTDSPNIVKCHGVYEKPSGDIAITMEYMDLGTLDSLLQKHGTFNESKLSHVASQVLNGLSYLHAQKIIHRDIKPSNLLVNKDMEVKIADFGVSKIMHRTLDACNSYVGTCAYMSPERFDPDTYGGNYNGYAADIWSLGLILLELYLGHFPFLPPGQRPDWATLMCAICFGDPPSLPEGASEEFRDFIQCCLQKESGKRWTAAQLLAHPFACKVPRSDLVDL; encoded by the coding sequence ATGGCCCTTGTCCGTGAACGCCGCCAGGTTAACCTCCGTCTCCCCGAACTCTCGGACCGCCGCCCCCGCTTCCCTCTACCGCTTCCCCCCACCTCcaccatcaacaacaacaacaccacCTCTACCATATCTTgcaatgatattgaaaaaatacaCGTGCTAGGCCATGGTAACGGTGGCACGGTATATAAAGTACGTCACAAGAGAAACTCACAAATTTATGCACTTAAAGTTGTACATGGAGATAGTGACCCATTAGTCCGCCGCCAAATTTACAGAGAAATCGAGATTCTCCGCCGTACAGATTCCCCCAACATCGTTAAGTGCCATGGGGTTTATGAAAAACCATCTGGGGACATAGCAATTACGATGGAGTACATGGATTTAGGCACACTCGATTCACTTCTGCAAAAACATGGTACGTTCAATGAGTCCAAACTGTCACATGTTGCAAGTCAGGTTCTGAATGGTCTTAGCTACTTGCACGCCCAGAAAATCATCCACAGAGACATCAAGCCTTCAAATCTGCTGGTTAACAAGGACATGGAAGTGAAGATTGCTGATTTCGGTGTGAGTAAAATCATGCATCGTACGTTAGATGCTTGTAATTCGTATGTTGGTACTTGTGCTTACATGAGTCCGGAAAGGTTTGATCCTGATACTTACGGTGGCAATTACAATGGTTATGCTGCTGATATTTGGAGCCTGGGGCTTATTTTATTGGAGCTTTATTTGGGCCATTTTCCATTTCTTCCACCGGGTCAAAGACCCGATTGGGCTACTCTGATGTGTGCTATTTGTTTTGGGGATCCGCCGAGCTTGCCGGAGGGAGCGTCGGAGGAGTTTCGGGACTTTATTCAGTGTTGCCTGCAGAAAGAGTCTGGTAAGAGGTGGACAGCAGCTCAGCTATTGGCTCACCCTTTTGCATGTAAAGTTCCAAGATCCGATTTAGTGGACTTGTGA
- the LOC7486698 gene encoding dihydropyrimidine dehydrogenase (NADP(+)), chloroplastic-like isoform X1: MASLCLTHIRGRNSVTELTRPSLRTQRGRSKVGFFRLVGSLGQGEPDLSVTVNGLQEERNERVMLCGCSLDHIYTHIFSGGWSSDDGSGIISMLMFKIQVSLDAAKVVNVTPRYAQLRAGANGSAKGQIIGWENIELEYDKAAWEELIDRVEQTGIDALEINFSCPHGMPERKMGAAVGQDCALLEEVRGWINAKATVPVWAKMTPNITDIKQPARVALLSLCEGVSAINTIMSVMGINLKTLRPEPCVEGYSTPGGYSSKSVHPIALEKVMSIAKMMKSEFDLDQHSLSGIGVVETGGDAAEFILLGANTVQVCTGVMMHGYGLVKKLCEELKDFMKMHNFSSIEDFRGASLEYFTTHMDLVRRQQEAMQQRKAIKTGLQSDKDWTGDGFVKESESMVSN; this comes from the exons ATGGCTTCTTTGTGTTTGACCCACATCAGAGGGAGGAATTCTGTGACTGAGCTTACTCGGCCGAGTTTGAGAACACAACGTGGCAGGAGTAAAGTTGGGTTCTTCAGGTTGGTGGGTTCTCTGGGTCAGGGAGAACCTGATTTGAGCGTCACTGTAAATGGGTTGCAAGaggaaagaaatgaaagagTCATGCTATGTGGATGTTCTCttgatcatatatatacacatattttttCTGGGGGTTGGTCGAGTGATGATGGAAGTGGGATCATATCAATGCTGATGTTTAAGATACAG GTGTCACTAGATGCAGCGAAAGTTGTAAATGTAACTCCTCGATATGCTCAGCTACGAGCAGGTGCAAATGGCTCAGCCAAGGGGCAAATTATTGGTTGGGAGAATATAGAACTC GAGTATGACAAAGCTGCTTGGGAGGAACTCATTGACCGAGTAGAGCAAACTGGAATT GATGCCTTAGAAATCAATTTCTCATGTCCTCATGGAATGCCTGAGCGTAAAATGGGTGCTGCAGTTGGCCAAGATTGTGCGCTATTGGAAGAGGTTCGTGGATGGATTAATGCAAAAGCTACAGTCCCAGTATGGGCAAAGATGACTCCTAACATCACTGACATAAAACAG CCAGCTAGGGTGGCATTACTATCCTTATGCGAGGGAGTGTCTGCTATTAATACCATCATGAGTGTTATGGGAATAAATCTGAAAACCTTACGGCCAGAGCCTTGTGTTGAAGG ATATTCAACTCCTGGGGGTTACTCTTCCAAATCAGTCCATCCTATTGCACTAGAGAAAGTAATGAGTATTgctaaaatgatgaaatcagaaTTTGATTTGGACCAACACTCACTTTCTGGTATTGGAGTTGTTGAGACCGGTGGTGATGCTGCCGAGTTTATTCTTCTCGGAGCAAATACAGTTCAG GTCTGCACTGGGGTTATGATGCATGGATATGGCCTTGTGAAGAAACTCTGTGAAGAGCTGAAGGATTTCATGAAAATGCACAACTTCTCATCAATAGAAGATTTCAGAGG AGCATCTCTTGAGTATTTCACAACGCACATGGATTTGGTGCGCCGGCAACAAGAAGCCATGCAACAGAGGAAAGCTATCAAGACAGGTTTGCAGTCTGACAAGGATTGGACTGGAGATGGTTTTGTTAAGGAGTCGGAGAGCATGGTTtccaactaa
- the LOC7486698 gene encoding dihydropyrimidine dehydrogenase (NADP(+)), chloroplastic-like isoform X2 yields MASLCLTHIRGRNSVTELTRPSLRTQRGRSKVGFFRLVGSLGQGEPDLSVTVNGLQEERNERVMLCGCSLDHIYTHIFSGGWSSDDGSGIISMLMFKIQVSLDAAKVVNVTPRYAQLRAGANGSAKGQIIGWENIELEYDKAAWEELIDRVEQTGIDALEINFSCPHGMPERKMGAAVGQDCALLEEPARVALLSLCEGVSAINTIMSVMGINLKTLRPEPCVEGYSTPGGYSSKSVHPIALEKVMSIAKMMKSEFDLDQHSLSGIGVVETGGDAAEFILLGANTVQVCTGVMMHGYGLVKKLCEELKDFMKMHNFSSIEDFRGASLEYFTTHMDLVRRQQEAMQQRKAIKTGLQSDKDWTGDGFVKESESMVSN; encoded by the exons ATGGCTTCTTTGTGTTTGACCCACATCAGAGGGAGGAATTCTGTGACTGAGCTTACTCGGCCGAGTTTGAGAACACAACGTGGCAGGAGTAAAGTTGGGTTCTTCAGGTTGGTGGGTTCTCTGGGTCAGGGAGAACCTGATTTGAGCGTCACTGTAAATGGGTTGCAAGaggaaagaaatgaaagagTCATGCTATGTGGATGTTCTCttgatcatatatatacacatattttttCTGGGGGTTGGTCGAGTGATGATGGAAGTGGGATCATATCAATGCTGATGTTTAAGATACAG GTGTCACTAGATGCAGCGAAAGTTGTAAATGTAACTCCTCGATATGCTCAGCTACGAGCAGGTGCAAATGGCTCAGCCAAGGGGCAAATTATTGGTTGGGAGAATATAGAACTC GAGTATGACAAAGCTGCTTGGGAGGAACTCATTGACCGAGTAGAGCAAACTGGAATT GATGCCTTAGAAATCAATTTCTCATGTCCTCATGGAATGCCTGAGCGTAAAATGGGTGCTGCAGTTGGCCAAGATTGTGCGCTATTGGAAGAG CCAGCTAGGGTGGCATTACTATCCTTATGCGAGGGAGTGTCTGCTATTAATACCATCATGAGTGTTATGGGAATAAATCTGAAAACCTTACGGCCAGAGCCTTGTGTTGAAGG ATATTCAACTCCTGGGGGTTACTCTTCCAAATCAGTCCATCCTATTGCACTAGAGAAAGTAATGAGTATTgctaaaatgatgaaatcagaaTTTGATTTGGACCAACACTCACTTTCTGGTATTGGAGTTGTTGAGACCGGTGGTGATGCTGCCGAGTTTATTCTTCTCGGAGCAAATACAGTTCAG GTCTGCACTGGGGTTATGATGCATGGATATGGCCTTGTGAAGAAACTCTGTGAAGAGCTGAAGGATTTCATGAAAATGCACAACTTCTCATCAATAGAAGATTTCAGAGG AGCATCTCTTGAGTATTTCACAACGCACATGGATTTGGTGCGCCGGCAACAAGAAGCCATGCAACAGAGGAAAGCTATCAAGACAGGTTTGCAGTCTGACAAGGATTGGACTGGAGATGGTTTTGTTAAGGAGTCGGAGAGCATGGTTtccaactaa
- the LOC7486698 gene encoding dihydropyrimidine dehydrogenase (NADP(+)), chloroplastic-like isoform X3, producing MEEYDKAAWEELIDRVEQTGIDALEINFSCPHGMPERKMGAAVGQDCALLEEVRGWINAKATVPVWAKMTPNITDIKQPARVALLSLCEGVSAINTIMSVMGINLKTLRPEPCVEGYSTPGGYSSKSVHPIALEKVMSIAKMMKSEFDLDQHSLSGIGVVETGGDAAEFILLGANTVQVCTGVMMHGYGLVKKLCEELKDFMKMHNFSSIEDFRGASLEYFTTHMDLVRRQQEAMQQRKAIKTGLQSDKDWTGDGFVKESESMVSN from the exons ATGGAGGAGTATGACAAAGCTGCTTGGGAGGAACTCATTGACCGAGTAGAGCAAACTGGAATT GATGCCTTAGAAATCAATTTCTCATGTCCTCATGGAATGCCTGAGCGTAAAATGGGTGCTGCAGTTGGCCAAGATTGTGCGCTATTGGAAGAGGTTCGTGGATGGATTAATGCAAAAGCTACAGTCCCAGTATGGGCAAAGATGACTCCTAACATCACTGACATAAAACAG CCAGCTAGGGTGGCATTACTATCCTTATGCGAGGGAGTGTCTGCTATTAATACCATCATGAGTGTTATGGGAATAAATCTGAAAACCTTACGGCCAGAGCCTTGTGTTGAAGG ATATTCAACTCCTGGGGGTTACTCTTCCAAATCAGTCCATCCTATTGCACTAGAGAAAGTAATGAGTATTgctaaaatgatgaaatcagaaTTTGATTTGGACCAACACTCACTTTCTGGTATTGGAGTTGTTGAGACCGGTGGTGATGCTGCCGAGTTTATTCTTCTCGGAGCAAATACAGTTCAG GTCTGCACTGGGGTTATGATGCATGGATATGGCCTTGTGAAGAAACTCTGTGAAGAGCTGAAGGATTTCATGAAAATGCACAACTTCTCATCAATAGAAGATTTCAGAGG AGCATCTCTTGAGTATTTCACAACGCACATGGATTTGGTGCGCCGGCAACAAGAAGCCATGCAACAGAGGAAAGCTATCAAGACAGGTTTGCAGTCTGACAAGGATTGGACTGGAGATGGTTTTGTTAAGGAGTCGGAGAGCATGGTTtccaactaa
- the LOC7485171 gene encoding homeobox protein knotted-1-like 1 produces MESSSMNNTVGKDDDLLVDTAEAEALKKRISSHPLYGLLVQTHIDCLKVGTVGDVDRIPRVRPNLSCQFPNPSSLSQPELDSFMEAYCFALSKLKEAMEEPQQETVAFINSMHLQLKELTRTHSKSTAEHSTSTTSSGERID; encoded by the exons ATGGAGAGTAGCAGCATGAACAATACTGTTGGGAAAGATGATGATCTCTTAGTTGACACTGCAGAAGCTGAGGCTCTCAAGAAGAGAATCTCTAGCCATCCTTTGTATGGACTTTTGGTCCAAACTCACATCGACTGTTTGaag GTTGGTACCGTTGGTGATGTTGACCGAATCCCAAGGGTGAGGCCGAATTTATCCTGTCAATTTCCCAATCCAAGCTCCCTCAGTCAGCCAGAACTAGACAGTTTCATG GAAGCATACTGCTTTGCCCTGAGCAAGTTGAAAGAAGCAATGGAGGAACCCCAGCAAGAAACAGTAGCTTTCATCAACAGCATGCACTTACAGCTTAAAGAGCTCACAAGAACCCATTCCAAGAGTACTGCTGAACATTCCACTTCCACTACATCTTCCG GAGAAAGAATTGACTAG